The Burkholderia lata genome contains a region encoding:
- the rplJ gene encoding 50S ribosomal protein L10 — protein sequence MPLNREDKQAVVAEVSAQVAKAQTVVLAEYRGIAVGDLTKLRAQAREQQVYLRVLKNTLARRAVEGTPFAPLAEQMTGPLIYGISEDAIAAAKVVNDFSKSNDKLVIKAGSFDGKVMDKAGVQALASIPSREELLSKLLFVMQSPVSSFARALAALAEKKQAEAA from the coding sequence GTGCCGCTTAATAGAGAAGACAAGCAAGCCGTCGTCGCTGAGGTTTCCGCGCAAGTCGCGAAGGCCCAGACCGTTGTGCTGGCTGAGTATCGTGGAATTGCGGTTGGCGATCTGACCAAGCTGCGCGCGCAAGCGCGTGAGCAACAGGTTTACCTGCGCGTGTTGAAGAACACGCTGGCGCGTCGCGCTGTTGAAGGTACGCCTTTTGCTCCGCTGGCAGAGCAGATGACTGGCCCGTTGATCTACGGCATCTCGGAAGATGCAATTGCTGCTGCTAAGGTCGTCAACGACTTCAGCAAGAGCAATGACAAGTTGGTCATCAAGGCTGGTTCGTTCGATGGCAAGGTGATGGACAAGGCTGGCGTGCAAGCGCTGGCAAGCATCCCGAGCCGCGAAGAACTGCTCTCGAAGCTGCTGTTCGTTATGCAATCGCCTGTTTCGAGCTTCGCGCGCGCTCTTGCCGCGCTGGCCGAGAAGAAGCAAGCGGAAGCTGCGTAA
- the rpoB gene encoding DNA-directed RNA polymerase subunit beta produces the protein MQYSFTEKKRIRKSFAKRPIVHQVPFLLATQLESFSTFLQADVLAAQRKPEGLQAAFTSVFPIVSHNGFARLEFVSYALSAPAFNIKECQQRGLTYCSALRAKVRLVILDKESPNKPVVKEVKEQEVYMGEMPLMTPTGSFVINGTERVIVSQLHRSPGVFFEHDKGKTHSSGKLLFSARIIPYRGSWLDFEFDPKDILYFRVDRRRKMPVTILLKAIGLTPEQILANFFVFDNFTLMDEGAQLEFVPERLRGEVARFDITDRDGKVIVQKDKRINAKHIRDLEAAKTKFISVPEDYLLGRVLAKNVVDGDTGEVIASANDEVTESVLEKLREAGIKDIQTLYTNDLDQGPYISSTLRVDETTDRTAARIAIYRMMRPGEPPTEEAVEALFNRLFYSEEAYDLSKVGRMKFNRRVSRDEITGPMTLQDDDILATIKILVELRNGKGEVDDIDHLGNRRVRCVGELAENQFRAGLVRVERAVKERLGQAESENLMPHDLINSKPISSAIREFFGSSQLSQFMDQTNPLSEITHKRRVSALGPGGLTRERAGFEVRDVHPTHYGRVCPIETPEGPNIGLINSLALYAHLNEYGFLETPYRKVVDSKVTDQIDYLSAIEEGRYMIAQANAAIDENGQLIDELVSSREAGETMMVTPDRIQYMDVAPSQIVSVAASLIPFLEHDDANRALMGSNMQRQAVPCLRPEKPVVGTGIERTCAVDSGTTVQAFRGGVVDYVDAGRIVIRVNDDEAVAGEVGVDIYNLIKYTRSNQNTNINQRPIVKMGDKVSRGDVLADGASTDLGELALGQNMLIAFMPWNGYNFEDSILISEKVVADDRYTSIHIEELNVVARDTKLGPEEITRDISNLAEVQLGRLDESGIVYIGAEVEAGDVLVGKVTPKGETQLTPEEKLLRAIFGEKASDVKDTSLRVPSGMSGTVIDVQVFTREGIQRDKRAQQIIDDELKRYRLDLNDQLRIVEGDAFQRLARMLVGKVANGGPKKLAKGTKIDQAYLEDLDHYHWFDIRLADDEAAAQLEAIKNSIEEKRHQFDLAFEEKRKKLTQGDELPPGVLKMVKVYLAVKRRLQPGDKMAGRHGNKGVVSKIVPIEDMPYMADGRPADVVLNPLGVPSRMNVGQVLEVHLGWAAKGLGWRIGEMLQRQAKIEEMRVFLTKIYNDSGRQEDLESFTDEEILELAKNLREGVPFATPVFDGATEEEMGKMLDLAFPDDIAEQLGMNPSKNQVRLYDGRTGEMFERRVTLGYMHYLKLHHLVDDKMHARSTGPYSLVTQQPLGGKAQFGGQRFGEMEVWALEAYGASYVLQEMLTVKSDDVNGRTKVYENLVKGDHVIDAGMPESFNVLVKEIRSLGIDIDLDRN, from the coding sequence ATGCAATATTCCTTCACCGAGAAGAAGCGCATTCGCAAGAGTTTCGCGAAGCGCCCCATCGTTCACCAAGTTCCTTTCTTGCTGGCTACCCAGCTTGAATCATTCAGCACGTTTCTGCAAGCCGATGTGCTCGCGGCGCAACGCAAGCCCGAAGGTTTGCAGGCCGCGTTCACGTCGGTATTTCCCATTGTTTCGCACAACGGCTTCGCTCGCCTCGAGTTCGTGAGCTACGCGCTGTCCGCGCCGGCATTCAACATCAAGGAATGCCAGCAGCGCGGCCTGACGTACTGCTCCGCACTGCGCGCGAAGGTCCGCCTTGTCATCCTCGACAAGGAATCGCCGAACAAGCCGGTCGTCAAGGAAGTGAAAGAGCAGGAAGTGTACATGGGCGAAATGCCGCTCATGACGCCGACGGGCTCGTTCGTCATCAACGGCACCGAGCGTGTCATCGTCTCGCAGCTGCACCGTTCGCCGGGCGTGTTCTTCGAACACGACAAGGGCAAGACGCACAGCTCGGGCAAGCTGCTGTTCTCGGCACGGATCATTCCGTATCGCGGCTCGTGGCTCGACTTCGAATTCGACCCGAAGGACATCCTGTACTTCCGCGTCGACCGTCGCCGCAAGATGCCGGTCACGATCCTGCTGAAGGCCATCGGCCTGACACCGGAACAGATCCTCGCGAACTTCTTCGTGTTCGACAACTTCACGCTGATGGACGAAGGCGCGCAACTCGAGTTCGTGCCCGAGCGCCTGCGTGGTGAAGTCGCGCGTTTCGACATCACGGATCGTGATGGCAAGGTCATCGTCCAGAAGGACAAGCGGATCAACGCGAAGCACATTCGCGACCTCGAAGCCGCGAAGACCAAGTTCATCTCGGTGCCGGAAGACTATTTGCTCGGCCGCGTGCTGGCGAAGAACGTCGTCGACGGTGACACCGGCGAAGTGATCGCGAGCGCGAACGACGAAGTCACGGAAAGCGTGCTCGAGAAGCTGCGCGAAGCGGGCATCAAGGACATCCAGACGCTCTACACGAACGACCTGGACCAGGGCCCGTACATTTCGTCGACGCTGCGTGTCGACGAAACGACCGACAGGACGGCTGCGCGCATCGCGATCTACCGCATGATGCGTCCGGGCGAGCCGCCGACCGAAGAAGCGGTCGAGGCACTGTTCAACCGTCTGTTCTATAGCGAAGAAGCGTACGACCTGTCGAAGGTCGGCCGTATGAAGTTCAACCGCCGCGTCAGCCGTGACGAGATCACCGGCCCGATGACGCTGCAGGACGACGACATCCTCGCGACGATCAAGATCCTCGTCGAGCTGCGCAACGGCAAGGGCGAAGTGGACGACATCGACCACCTCGGCAACCGTCGCGTGCGTTGCGTCGGCGAACTGGCGGAAAACCAGTTCCGCGCAGGTCTCGTGCGTGTCGAGCGCGCGGTCAAGGAACGCCTCGGCCAGGCCGAAAGCGAAAACCTGATGCCGCACGACCTGATCAACTCGAAGCCGATTTCGTCGGCGATTCGCGAGTTCTTCGGTTCGTCGCAGCTGTCGCAGTTCATGGACCAGACCAACCCGCTGTCGGAAATCACGCACAAGCGCCGTGTTTCCGCACTGGGCCCGGGCGGTCTGACGCGCGAACGCGCAGGCTTCGAAGTCCGCGACGTGCACCCGACCCACTATGGCCGCGTGTGCCCGATCGAAACGCCGGAAGGTCCGAACATCGGCCTGATCAACTCGCTCGCACTGTATGCGCACCTGAACGAGTATGGCTTCCTCGAGACGCCGTACCGCAAGGTCGTGGACAGCAAGGTGACCGACCAGATCGACTACCTGTCGGCGATCGAAGAAGGCCGCTACATGATCGCTCAGGCGAACGCCGCGATCGACGAGAACGGCCAGCTGATCGACGAACTCGTGTCGTCGCGTGAAGCCGGCGAAACGATGATGGTCACGCCGGACCGTATCCAGTACATGGACGTCGCGCCGTCGCAGATCGTGTCGGTGGCAGCTTCGCTGATTCCGTTCCTTGAACACGATGACGCGAACCGTGCACTGATGGGTTCGAACATGCAGCGTCAGGCCGTGCCGTGTCTGCGTCCGGAAAAGCCGGTCGTCGGTACGGGCATCGAGCGCACCTGCGCGGTCGACTCGGGTACGACGGTTCAGGCGTTCCGCGGTGGCGTCGTCGATTATGTCGACGCAGGCCGTATCGTGATTCGCGTGAACGACGACGAAGCAGTCGCAGGTGAAGTCGGTGTCGACATCTACAACCTGATCAAGTACACGCGTTCGAACCAGAACACGAACATCAACCAGCGTCCGATCGTGAAGATGGGCGACAAGGTCTCGCGCGGCGACGTGCTGGCCGACGGCGCCTCGACGGACCTGGGCGAGCTCGCGCTCGGCCAGAACATGCTGATCGCGTTCATGCCGTGGAACGGCTACAACTTCGAGGATTCGATCCTGATCTCGGAGAAGGTCGTTGCAGACGATCGCTACACGTCGATCCACATCGAAGAGCTGAACGTCGTTGCACGCGACACGAAGCTCGGGCCGGAAGAAATCACGCGCGACATCTCGAACCTGGCAGAAGTCCAGCTCGGCCGTCTCGACGAATCGGGCATCGTGTACATCGGTGCTGAAGTCGAAGCAGGCGACGTGCTGGTCGGCAAGGTCACGCCGAAGGGCGAGACCCAGCTGACGCCGGAAGAGAAGCTGCTGCGCGCGATCTTCGGCGAGAAGGCTTCGGACGTGAAGGACACGTCGCTGCGCGTGCCGTCGGGCATGAGCGGCACCGTGATCGACGTCCAGGTGTTCACGCGTGAAGGCATCCAGCGCGACAAGCGTGCGCAACAGATCATCGACGATGAACTGAAGCGTTACCGTCTCGACCTGAACGACCAGCTGCGCATCGTGGAAGGCGACGCGTTCCAGCGTCTCGCACGCATGCTCGTGGGCAAGGTCGCGAACGGTGGTCCGAAGAAGCTCGCGAAGGGTACGAAGATCGACCAGGCTTACCTGGAAGACCTCGACCACTACCACTGGTTCGACATCCGCCTCGCGGACGACGAAGCAGCGGCGCAGCTCGAAGCGATCAAGAACTCGATCGAAGAAAAGCGTCACCAGTTCGACCTCGCGTTCGAAGAGAAGCGCAAGAAGCTCACGCAAGGCGACGAACTGCCGCCGGGCGTGCTGAAGATGGTCAAGGTGTACCTCGCGGTCAAGCGTCGCCTGCAGCCTGGCGACAAGATGGCAGGCCGTCACGGTAACAAGGGTGTCGTGTCGAAGATCGTCCCGATCGAAGACATGCCGTACATGGCCGATGGCCGTCCGGCAGACGTCGTGCTGAACCCGCTGGGCGTTCCGTCGCGGATGAACGTGGGTCAGGTTCTGGAAGTGCACCTCGGCTGGGCCGCGAAGGGTCTCGGCTGGCGTATCGGCGAAATGCTGCAGCGTCAGGCGAAGATCGAGGAAATGCGCGTGTTCCTGACGAAGATCTACAACGACTCGGGCCGCCAGGAAGACCTGGAAAGCTTCACCGACGAAGAGATCCTCGAACTCGCGAAGAACCTGCGCGAAGGCGTGCCGTTCGCAACGCCGGTGTTTGACGGTGCGACCGAGGAAGAAATGGGCAAGATGCTCGACCTCGCGTTCCCGGACGACATCGCTGAACAGCTCGGCATGAACCCGTCGAAGAACCAGGTCCGTCTGTACGACGGCCGCACGGGTGAAATGTTCGAACGTCGCGTGACGCTTGGCTACATGCACTACCTGAAGCTGCACCACTTGGTCGACGACAAGATGCACGCGCGTTCGACCGGTCCGTACTCGCTCGTCACGCAGCAGCCGCTGGGTGGTAAGGCGCAGTTCGGTGGCCAGCGTTTCGGTGAAATGGAAGTGTGGGCACTCGAAGCGTACGGCGCGTCCTACGTGCTGCAGGAAATGCTGACGGTGAAGTCGGACGACGTGAACGGCCGTACCAAGGTTTATGAAAACCTGGTCAAGGGCGATCACGTGATCGATGCAGGCATGCCGGAATCCTTCAACGTGCTCGTGAAGGAAATCCGCTCGCTCGGTATCGACATCGATCTCGACCGCAATTAA
- the tuf gene encoding elongation factor Tu — translation MAKGKFERTKPHVNVGTIGHVDHGKTTLTAAITTVLTKKFGGEAKAYDQIDAAPEEKARGITINTAHVEYETANRHYAHVDCPGHADYVKNMITGAAQMDGAILVCSAADGPMPQTREHILLARQVGVPYIIVFLNKCDMVDDAELLELVEMEVRELLSKYDFPGDDTPIVKGSAKLALEGDTGELGEVAIMSLADALDTYIPTPERAVDGAFLMPVEDVFSISGRGTVVTGRVERGIVKVGEEIEIVGIKPTVKTTCTGVEMFRKLLDQGQAGDNVGILLRGTKREDVERGQVLAKPGSITPHTHFTAEVYVLSKDEGGRHTPFFNNYRPQFYFRTTDVTGSIELPKDKEMVMPGDNVSITVKLIAPIAMEEGLRFAIREGGRTVGAGVVAKIIE, via the coding sequence ATGGCCAAGGGTAAATTCGAGCGGACCAAGCCGCACGTGAACGTTGGTACGATTGGTCACGTTGACCACGGCAAGACGACGCTGACGGCAGCGATCACGACGGTTCTGACGAAGAAGTTCGGCGGCGAAGCGAAGGCATACGACCAGATCGACGCGGCACCGGAAGAAAAGGCGCGCGGCATCACGATCAACACGGCGCACGTCGAGTACGAAACGGCTAACCGCCACTACGCACACGTCGACTGCCCGGGCCACGCTGACTATGTGAAGAACATGATCACGGGCGCAGCGCAGATGGACGGCGCGATCCTGGTTTGCTCGGCAGCTGACGGCCCGATGCCGCAGACGCGTGAGCACATCCTGCTGGCGCGTCAGGTTGGCGTTCCGTACATCATCGTGTTCCTGAACAAGTGCGACATGGTGGACGACGCTGAACTGCTCGAGCTGGTCGAGATGGAAGTTCGCGAACTCCTGTCGAAGTACGACTTCCCGGGCGACGACACGCCGATCGTGAAGGGTTCGGCCAAGCTGGCGCTGGAAGGCGACACGGGCGAGCTGGGCGAAGTGGCGATCATGAGCCTGGCCGACGCGCTGGACACGTACATCCCGACGCCGGAGCGTGCAGTTGACGGCGCGTTCCTGATGCCGGTGGAAGACGTGTTCTCGATCTCGGGCCGTGGTACGGTCGTGACGGGTCGCGTTGAGCGCGGCATCGTGAAGGTCGGCGAAGAAATCGAAATCGTCGGTATCAAGCCGACGGTGAAGACGACCTGCACGGGCGTTGAAATGTTCCGCAAGCTGCTGGACCAAGGTCAAGCAGGCGACAACGTTGGTATCCTGCTGCGCGGCACGAAGCGTGAAGACGTGGAGCGTGGCCAGGTTCTGGCGAAGCCGGGTTCGATCACGCCGCACACGCACTTCACGGCTGAAGTGTACGTGCTGAGCAAGGACGAAGGCGGCCGCCACACGCCGTTCTTCAACAACTACCGTCCGCAGTTCTACTTCCGTACGACGGACGTGACGGGCTCGATCGAGCTGCCGAAGGACAAGGAAATGGTGATGCCGGGCGACAACGTGTCGATCACGGTGAAGCTGATTGCACCGATCGCGATGGAAGAAGGTCTGCGCTTCGCAATCCGCGAAGGCGGCCGTACGGTCGGCGCCGGCGTCGTCGCCAAGATCATCGAGTAA
- the secE gene encoding preprotein translocase subunit SecE codes for MANPSVETVNTSGDKLMLALGVLLVLAGFVGFFWLANQQWYVRGAALAVGIIAGVAVGLMSAPGKSLIAFAKDSYKEVRKVVWPTRKEATQTTLVVFGFVLVMAIFLWLSDKSIEWVIFSAILGWK; via the coding sequence ATGGCGAATCCATCCGTCGAAACTGTAAATACCTCCGGCGATAAGCTGATGCTGGCCCTGGGCGTATTGTTGGTCTTGGCCGGATTCGTGGGCTTCTTCTGGCTGGCCAATCAGCAGTGGTATGTCCGCGGTGCCGCGTTGGCGGTAGGTATCATCGCCGGCGTGGCCGTCGGGCTGATGTCCGCACCTGGCAAGAGCCTCATCGCCTTTGCCAAGGATTCGTACAAGGAAGTCCGCAAGGTCGTTTGGCCCACCCGCAAGGAAGCAACGCAAACCACACTCGTCGTGTTCGGTTTCGTGCTCGTGATGGCGATTTTCCTCTGGTTGAGTGACAAATCGATCGAATGGGTGATTTTCTCGGCGATTCTGGGTTGGAAATGA
- the rplL gene encoding 50S ribosomal protein L7/L12 yields MAIAKEDILAAVEGMTVLELNELVKAFEEKFGVSAAAVAVAGPAGGGAAAAAEEQTEFTVMLLEAGGNKVAVIKAVRELTGLGLKEAKDLVDGAPKPVKEAVPKAAADEAKKKLEDAGAKAEIK; encoded by the coding sequence ATGGCAATCGCAAAAGAAGACATCCTGGCAGCAGTCGAAGGGATGACCGTTCTGGAACTGAACGAACTGGTCAAGGCATTCGAAGAGAAGTTTGGCGTGTCGGCAGCTGCAGTGGCAGTCGCTGGCCCGGCAGGCGGCGGCGCTGCTGCTGCTGCTGAAGAGCAGACCGAATTCACGGTCATGCTGCTCGAAGCAGGCGGCAACAAGGTTGCAGTCATCAAGGCAGTTCGCGAACTGACGGGCCTGGGCCTGAAGGAAGCGAAGGACCTGGTTGACGGCGCACCGAAGCCGGTCAAGGAAGCAGTGCCGAAGGCTGCTGCTGACGAAGCCAAGAAGAAGCTGGAAGACGCAGGCGCGAAGGCCGAAATCAAGTAA
- the rplA gene encoding 50S ribosomal protein L1 produces MAKISKRRQAFAAKVDRQKLYAIEEALSLVKECASAKFDESIDVAVQLGIDAKKSDQVVRGSVVLPAGTGKSVRVAVFAQGEKAEQARAAGAEIVGMEDLAEQIKAGQMDFDIVIASPDTMRIVGTLGQILGPRGLMPNPKVGTVTPDVATAVKNAKAGQVQFRVDKAGIIHATIGRASFEPTALRSNLSALIEALQKAKPATSKGVYLRKIALSSTMGVGVRVDQGTLAAQ; encoded by the coding sequence ATGGCTAAGATCTCCAAGCGCCGTCAGGCATTTGCTGCCAAGGTTGATCGTCAGAAGCTGTACGCGATCGAAGAAGCACTGAGCCTCGTGAAGGAATGCGCGAGCGCGAAGTTCGACGAGTCGATCGACGTCGCAGTCCAGCTCGGCATCGATGCGAAGAAGTCGGACCAGGTCGTTCGTGGTTCGGTCGTTCTGCCGGCAGGTACGGGCAAGTCGGTTCGCGTTGCTGTGTTCGCGCAAGGCGAGAAGGCTGAGCAAGCGCGTGCAGCAGGCGCGGAAATCGTCGGTATGGAAGACCTGGCAGAGCAGATCAAGGCTGGCCAGATGGACTTCGATATCGTGATCGCTTCGCCGGACACGATGCGTATCGTCGGTACGCTCGGCCAGATCCTCGGCCCGCGCGGCCTGATGCCGAACCCGAAGGTCGGTACGGTCACTCCGGACGTCGCAACCGCCGTCAAGAACGCGAAGGCTGGTCAGGTGCAATTCCGTGTCGACAAGGCCGGTATCATCCACGCGACCATTGGCCGTGCATCGTTCGAACCGACCGCACTGCGTTCGAACCTGTCGGCACTGATCGAAGCGCTGCAGAAGGCAAAGCCGGCAACGAGCAAGGGCGTCTACCTGCGCAAGATTGCACTGTCGAGCACGATGGGCGTCGGCGTTCGCGTCGACCAGGGTACGCTGGCAGCACAGTAA
- the nusG gene encoding transcription termination/antitermination protein NusG: protein MSDTPASPSGKRWYVVHAYSGMEKSVQRALQERIERAGMQDKFGQILVPTEEVVEVKGGHKAVTERRFFPGYVLVEMEMTDETWHLVKNTAKVTGFVGGARNRPTPISPKEVEKIMSQMQEGVEKPRPKTLFEVGEMVRVKEGPFTDFNGTVEEVNYEKSRVRVSVTIFGRSTPVELEFGQVEKV from the coding sequence ATGAGCGATACTCCGGCATCCCCGAGCGGAAAGCGTTGGTACGTCGTGCACGCCTACTCCGGTATGGAGAAGAGCGTGCAACGTGCGCTTCAGGAGCGCATTGAACGTGCTGGCATGCAGGACAAATTCGGTCAGATCCTGGTCCCGACCGAAGAAGTGGTCGAAGTCAAAGGCGGCCACAAGGCAGTAACCGAGCGTCGTTTCTTCCCCGGCTACGTGCTGGTTGAGATGGAAATGACGGACGAAACGTGGCACCTCGTGAAGAACACCGCGAAGGTCACCGGTTTCGTCGGCGGTGCACGTAACCGCCCGACCCCGATTTCCCCGAAGGAAGTCGAGAAGATCATGTCGCAGATGCAGGAAGGCGTTGAGAAGCCGCGCCCGAAGACCCTGTTCGAAGTCGGCGAGATGGTGCGTGTCAAGGAAGGCCCGTTCACGGACTTCAATGGCACCGTCGAAGAAGTCAACTACGAAAAATCGCGCGTGCGTGTGTCGGTCACCATCTTTGGTCGATCCACCCCGGTCGAACTCGAGTTCGGCCAGGTCGAAAAAGTTTGA
- the rplK gene encoding 50S ribosomal protein L11, translating into MAKKIIGFIKLQIPAGKANPSPPVGPALGQRGLNIMEFCKAFNAQTQGMEPGLPVPVVITAFADKSFTFVMKTPPATVLIKKAAKVDKGSSKPHTDKVGSITRAQAEEIAKTKMPDLTAADLDAAVRTIAGSARSMGITVEGV; encoded by the coding sequence ATGGCAAAGAAGATTATCGGCTTTATCAAGCTGCAGATCCCTGCAGGTAAAGCCAACCCGTCGCCGCCGGTCGGTCCGGCACTGGGCCAGCGCGGCCTGAACATCATGGAGTTCTGCAAGGCGTTCAACGCGCAGACTCAAGGCATGGAGCCGGGTCTGCCGGTGCCGGTGGTCATCACGGCATTCGCTGACAAGAGCTTCACGTTCGTGATGAAGACGCCGCCGGCGACCGTCCTGATCAAGAAGGCGGCGAAGGTGGACAAGGGCTCGAGCAAGCCGCACACCGACAAGGTCGGTTCGATCACGCGCGCTCAAGCTGAAGAAATCGCGAAGACCAAGATGCCGGACCTTACGGCAGCTGATCTGGACGCAGCCGTTCGCACCATCGCTGGTAGCGCACGCTCGATGGGCATCACTGTGGAGGGCGTGTAA